GGCAATTCATATCTCAGCCTCGCCAGTTCTATCTGCAACTTAGACTCTAGACTCCCCGCCCTCTTTTCAAATATTGAGAGTATCACATATATTCTATCAATAACCCTCCGTTTAAAAAGTTTTTCTAAATTAAATATTTGTAAAGGGGTTAAGCCGTGGTATGCTATAAACACGTCGAAGTCCTTCTCGGCAATCTCTCTCGCCTTGCCGGCCCCGAGATAAAACCGAGTATCTGTCTTTGCAAACTGCGTCACTAGCTCAGCTACCTCAAACCCAGCCACCTCTACAAGCGATATAAACTCCTCCAGCTTGTAGCCTAGATTCGGCGTCTTTGAACCCACATAGGCGAGAAGCGCTCTACTCCTCACCGTCCTCTCTAATTTCCGCCACCTCGCCCAGCGTTAGACCCCTCTCCACCCCGCCCCCGCCCTTGACGCCTCCCTCGTCTTGTGCTTCTACTAGTAGCTTAACGCCGAGCGTCTTCTCCAACTTCTTGGCCAGCGAGATGTCGGGCTGTAGCTGTCCCGCCTCTATCCTCCTCAATATTGTCTCCTTGATCCCCAGCATGACTGCTAACGTCTCTCTCGCGAGGCCGAGATTCTCCCTCGCCCTCCTAATCACCTCGCCATAGTTTTCAACAAGCTCCACCTCCACCGGCGGAGGGCGCGGCGCCGGCGCAGGCCTAGGCCTCGGCGGAGGCGCCCTCCTCTGTTGCGGAACTTGAGAAAACACCTTTTTGCCGTAGCGGGCTGCGCAACTTCTACAGACGTACAACACGGCTTTGTCCACCTCTACGGGTACAGGCTCGCCCTCTATAGGCCTTCCACAGATTTCGCAATACACATACCCACAGTGGCAACTTTATTTAAAAGGTTAGCTACCTAGCCACGTGGCACTCGACGCCTTACAGATAATCGCGTATTTGTATGGTAGAGAGGTGGCGGAGAGGCTCAGGGGCCGCGATGTTAAGATCGAGCGCAATAAGGCCGGCCGCATTAGATACGTCTATGTAGATGGCAAGCTGGCGTTCGTGTTGAGAAACAACGACGGCTACTTGTTGCCTACGATCTACGGCGCGCAGTTTTTAGACAGGGGGGTCGCCATTAGTGGTGAGGTTCCCGAATATATAAAACAGGGCCGCAACGTCCCAGCTAAGTATGTACGAGACGTATCAGGTCAAGCAAGGCCCAACGGCGAGGTTGCCGTCACTGATCCAGCAGGCGCCGTCATAGCCGTTGGGAGACTGCTATACAGTAGAAGAGAGCTCACGCTAGGGAGGGGATACGCCGTCAAGGTGAGGGAATCTCTAAAAGGCGCTAGTGCAAAGCGGACAGAGCCTCCTCAATAGAATTGTATACCCCTAGAAGCTCCGAGCCTCTGTACACCTCCACCTTCCTGAGGACACATTGTTGTAGTATATTCTGAGGAGTTACCCCGGGGAAAATACGTGGCCAAGGTGCCGGCCTGCCCTCTTCATCAAGGGCCTTCACCTCTCTGTCGATGCCGACCTTCCCCCGACACTTGGCGAAGTGCAGGACAAAACGCACACCGCGGCTCCTCGAAGCCTCTACCAACCGCTCAAATAGCTTCAGCATAGACGTTCCGAGGCAA
The sequence above is drawn from the Pyrobaculum ferrireducens genome and encodes:
- a CDS encoding multiprotein bridging factor aMBF1, with translation MYCEICGRPIEGEPVPVEVDKAVLYVCRSCAARYGKKVFSQVPQQRRAPPPRPRPAPAPRPPPVEVELVENYGEVIRRARENLGLARETLAVMLGIKETILRRIEAGQLQPDISLAKKLEKTLGVKLLVEAQDEGGVKGGGGVERGLTLGEVAEIREDGEE
- a CDS encoding PUA domain-containing protein; this encodes MALDALQIIAYLYGREVAERLRGRDVKIERNKAGRIRYVYVDGKLAFVLRNNDGYLLPTIYGAQFLDRGVAISGEVPEYIKQGRNVPAKYVRDVSGQARPNGEVAVTDPAGAVIAVGRLLYSRRELTLGRGYAVKVRESLKGASAKRTEPPQ